Proteins from a single region of Streptomyces sp. Tu 3180:
- a CDS encoding aminopeptidase P family protein, translating into MTVAEELPETPETTEEEPIKQRKNGLYPGVSDELAENMKSGWADTELRDLEPIPQAAETAARRAALSARFPGERLVVPAGNLKTRSNDTDYPFRASVEYAYLTGNQTEDGVLVLEPTADGHKETIYLLPRSDRENGEFWLDGQGELWVGRRHSLAEAGTLYGIPASDVRELAGALREATGPVRVVRGYDAGIEAALTDKVTAERDEELRVFLSEMRLVKDDFEIGELQKAVDSTVRGFEDVVKVLDKAEATSERYIEGTFFLRARVEGNDVGYGSICAAGPHATTLHWVRNDGPVRSGDLLLLDAGVETHTYYTADVTRTLPISGRYSELQKKIYDAVYDAQEAGIAAVKPGAKYRDFHDAAQRVLAERLVEWGLVEGPVERVLELGLQRRWTLHGTGHMLGMDVHDCAAARTETYVEGTLEPGMVLTVEPGLYFQADDLTVPEEYRGIGVRIEDDILVTEDGNRNLSAALPRRSDEVEAWMASLKG; encoded by the coding sequence ATGACTGTGGCCGAAGAGCTCCCGGAGACCCCGGAGACCACTGAGGAAGAGCCGATCAAGCAGCGCAAGAACGGCCTGTACCCGGGCGTGTCCGACGAGCTCGCCGAGAACATGAAGAGCGGCTGGGCCGACACCGAGCTGCGCGACCTGGAGCCGATCCCCCAGGCCGCCGAGACCGCCGCCCGCCGCGCCGCGCTGTCCGCCCGCTTCCCGGGCGAGCGCCTGGTCGTCCCCGCGGGCAACCTGAAGACCCGCTCGAACGACACCGACTACCCCTTCCGCGCGTCGGTCGAGTACGCCTACCTCACCGGCAACCAGACCGAGGACGGCGTCCTCGTCCTGGAGCCGACGGCCGACGGCCACAAGGAGACGATCTACCTCCTGCCGCGCTCCGACCGGGAGAACGGCGAGTTCTGGCTGGACGGCCAGGGCGAGCTGTGGGTCGGCCGCCGCCACTCCCTCGCCGAGGCCGGGACGCTGTACGGCATCCCCGCCTCCGACGTCCGCGAGCTGGCCGGCGCGCTGCGCGAGGCCACCGGCCCGGTGCGGGTGGTGCGCGGGTACGACGCCGGGATCGAGGCGGCGCTGACCGACAAGGTCACCGCCGAGCGCGACGAGGAGCTGCGCGTCTTCCTCTCCGAGATGCGGCTGGTCAAGGACGACTTCGAGATCGGCGAGCTGCAGAAGGCCGTCGACTCCACCGTGCGCGGCTTCGAGGACGTGGTGAAGGTCCTCGACAAGGCCGAGGCGACCAGCGAGCGCTACATCGAGGGGACGTTCTTCCTGCGCGCCCGGGTGGAGGGCAACGACGTCGGCTACGGCTCCATCTGCGCGGCCGGCCCGCACGCCACCACCCTGCACTGGGTGCGCAACGACGGCCCGGTCCGCTCCGGCGACCTGCTGCTGCTCGACGCGGGCGTGGAGACGCACACGTACTACACGGCCGACGTCACGCGCACGCTGCCGATCAGCGGCCGGTACAGCGAGCTCCAGAAGAAGATCTACGACGCCGTGTACGACGCCCAGGAGGCCGGCATCGCGGCGGTGAAGCCGGGCGCCAAGTACCGCGACTTCCACGACGCCGCCCAGCGGGTGCTGGCCGAGCGGCTCGTCGAGTGGGGTCTGGTCGAGGGCCCGGTGGAGCGGGTGCTGGAGCTGGGTCTGCAGCGCCGCTGGACGCTGCACGGCACCGGCCACATGCTCGGCATGGACGTCCACGACTGCGCCGCCGCGCGCACCGAGACGTACGTCGAGGGCACGCTGGAGCCCGGCATGGTGCTCACGGTCGAGCCGGGCCTGTACTTCCAGGCCGACGACCTGACCGTGCCCGAGGAGTACCGGGGCATCGGCGTCCGCATCGAGGACGACATCCTGGTCACCGAGGACGGCAACCGGAACCTGAGCGCCGCGCTGCCCCGGCGGTCGGACGAGGTCGAGGCGTGGATGGCCTCCCTGAAGGGCTGA
- a CDS encoding ATP-binding protein, with the protein MSIWWSLHLRRDPASVPLARRLLLGTMETAGVDPEVSYDLSVALSEACANAVEHGGDAARGDGSGEYRVTAYLDGEKCRIEVTDAGPGFPSGAAGRSRPPARPAPSDAEHGRGLCLIQELADHVHIGNKADRGGAVVSFDKILKWREGAPLAAV; encoded by the coding sequence ATGAGCATCTGGTGGTCACTCCATCTGCGGCGCGATCCCGCGAGCGTGCCGCTCGCCCGGCGGCTGCTGCTCGGCACCATGGAGACCGCGGGCGTCGACCCCGAGGTCTCCTACGACCTCTCCGTCGCCCTCAGCGAGGCCTGCGCGAACGCCGTCGAGCACGGCGGGGACGCCGCGCGGGGCGACGGCTCGGGGGAGTACCGGGTGACCGCCTACCTCGACGGGGAGAAGTGCCGCATCGAGGTCACCGACGCGGGCCCCGGCTTCCCCTCCGGCGCCGCGGGCCGCTCCCGCCCGCCGGCCCGCCCCGCGCCGTCCGACGCGGAGCACGGCCGGGGACTCTGCCTCATCCAGGAGCTGGCCGACCACGTCCACATCGGCAACAAGGCGGACCGGGGCGGCGCGGTGGTGAGCTTCGACAAGATCCTGAAGTGGCGCGAGGGCGCCCCGCTGGCCGCGGTGTAG
- a CDS encoding YcnI family protein, whose translation MKASRIAAAGAVAGAAVLAVSTPCFAHVSVQPDGEAAKGGYAVVDFKVPNERDNASTTKLEVTFPTDHPLASVMPQPVEGWDIKVTKSELDKPLELHGKKINEAVTKVTWTADGDGIEPGFFQKFPVSVGTLPEDADELVFKALQTYSNKEVVRWIEVPQEGQEEPEHPAPVLALSEASEDGHSHGAADDEKAEDGAGSAENAAAESTTASGSDSGDSGGTDTTARVLGVVGIVVGAAGVAYGVLAGRRRTSA comes from the coding sequence ATGAAGGCTTCCCGTATCGCAGCCGCCGGTGCCGTCGCCGGTGCCGCCGTCCTCGCCGTGTCCACCCCCTGCTTCGCGCACGTCAGCGTGCAGCCCGACGGGGAGGCCGCCAAGGGCGGTTACGCGGTCGTCGACTTCAAGGTCCCCAACGAGCGGGACAACGCCTCGACCACCAAGCTCGAGGTCACCTTCCCCACGGACCACCCGCTGGCCTCCGTGATGCCGCAGCCGGTCGAGGGCTGGGACATCAAGGTCACCAAGTCCGAGCTGGACAAGCCGCTCGAGCTGCACGGCAAGAAGATCAACGAGGCCGTCACCAAGGTGACCTGGACCGCCGACGGCGACGGCATCGAGCCCGGCTTCTTCCAGAAGTTCCCGGTGTCCGTCGGCACGCTGCCCGAGGACGCGGACGAACTCGTCTTCAAGGCCCTGCAGACGTACTCCAACAAGGAGGTCGTCCGCTGGATCGAGGTGCCGCAGGAGGGCCAGGAGGAGCCCGAGCACCCGGCTCCCGTCCTCGCGCTGTCGGAGGCCTCCGAGGACGGCCACTCCCACGGGGCCGCGGACGACGAGAAGGCCGAGGACGGCGCCGGATCCGCCGAGAACGCCGCCGCCGAGTCCACCACGGCGTCCGGCTCCGACTCCGGCGACTCCGGCGGCACGGACACCACCGCACGCGTCCTGGGCGTCGTCGGCATCGTCGTCGGCGCCGCGGGCGTCGCCTACGGCGTACTGGCCGGGCGTCGGCGCACCTCCGCCTGA
- a CDS encoding SCO family protein, translating to MRKKTFAAAALLAAASLTLSACGSGGGDSGKPFAVVSEEAGSAEAATVLDKPFEKPDLVLTDTRGEKYDFRKETAGKPTLIYFGYTHCPDVCPLTMNNIAVAKKQLPQDQQDELRIVFVTTDPERDTPAALGKWIKGIDPQVVGLTGDFATIQAGARTLGISIDAPRKDDEGKVVSDHGTQVIAFSPKTDGGYVLYGEDATVDDYTEDLPKIIKGENP from the coding sequence ATGCGCAAGAAGACCTTCGCGGCGGCCGCCCTGCTCGCCGCCGCCTCCCTGACCCTCTCCGCCTGCGGCAGCGGCGGCGGTGACAGCGGCAAGCCCTTCGCCGTGGTCTCCGAGGAGGCCGGCTCCGCCGAGGCGGCCACCGTGCTCGACAAGCCGTTCGAGAAGCCGGACCTCGTCCTCACCGACACCCGTGGCGAGAAGTACGACTTCCGCAAGGAGACCGCGGGCAAGCCCACCCTGATCTACTTCGGCTACACGCACTGCCCCGACGTCTGCCCGCTGACGATGAACAACATCGCGGTGGCCAAGAAGCAGCTGCCCCAGGACCAGCAGGACGAGCTGCGGATCGTGTTCGTCACCACCGACCCCGAGCGGGACACCCCCGCCGCGCTCGGCAAGTGGATCAAGGGCATCGATCCCCAGGTCGTCGGTCTGACCGGCGACTTCGCCACCATCCAGGCCGGTGCCCGCACGCTCGGCATCTCGATCGACGCGCCGCGCAAGGACGACGAGGGCAAGGTCGTCTCCGACCACGGCACCCAGGTCATCGCCTTCTCGCCGAAGACCGACGGCGGTTACGTCCTCTACGGCGAGGACGCCACCGTCGACGACTACACCGAGGACCTCCCCAAGATCATCAAGGGCGAGAACCCGTGA
- a CDS encoding copper chaperone PCu(A)C produces the protein MRRRAAAALAVTGALVLAGCDGPGGSGSGGTADLSVGSAYMPQPVSDMAAGFLTITNEGDAADRLTSVSSDVAGRVTVHETVDGAMQEADGLDIPAHGSLVLESGGSHLMFEQLKRKPRQGQKVPVELAFAHSAPVTVEIPVKAATYTPKAGRTTGSETGHETGH, from the coding sequence GTGAGGCGCCGCGCGGCCGCGGCCCTGGCCGTGACCGGAGCGCTGGTCCTGGCCGGGTGCGACGGCCCGGGCGGTTCGGGCTCCGGCGGCACGGCGGACCTGTCCGTCGGCTCCGCCTACATGCCGCAGCCGGTGTCGGACATGGCGGCCGGCTTCCTCACCATCACCAACGAGGGGGACGCGGCGGACCGGCTGACCTCCGTCAGCAGCGACGTCGCCGGCCGGGTCACCGTGCACGAGACCGTCGACGGCGCCATGCAGGAGGCCGACGGGCTCGACATCCCGGCCCACGGAAGCCTCGTGCTGGAGAGCGGCGGCAGCCACCTGATGTTCGAGCAGCTGAAGCGGAAGCCCCGGCAGGGCCAGAAGGTCCCCGTGGAACTGGCCTTCGCCCACTCCGCCCCCGTCACGGTCGAGATCCCGGTCAAGGCGGCCACCTACACGCCGAAGGCCGGACGCACGACCGGATCCGAGACCGGACACGAGACCGGACACTGA
- a CDS encoding copper resistance protein CopC: MTQTIAPRVRTLVLLFLAVTGALLAGAAPASAHAALTGSDPGQGAVVDRAPTQVSLTFSEPIAVSDDAVRVLDPKGTRVDKGDPANPSGTTYSVRLLSGLPDGTYTVAYQVVSADSHPVAGAFTFSIGAPSETSVSVSGQSTDDGPVGRLYGLGRYVSYVGFVVMVGGAAFVLACWQRGSGVRAVQRLVVSGWLALTAATLALLLLRGPYTRSGQIGDVFDLTLLGEVLQTKTGAALVSRLLLLAAAALFIAVLFGAYEKREDGEEKRDLTFGLAIGGTVVAAGIAASWAMSEHASQGLQAGIAMPVDVVHLLAVAAWLGGLTALLVGLYRAPADTPVDRVAVQRFSRLAFGSVVVLVVTGTYQSWRQLGSWSAFTGTRYGQLLLVKIGLVAVLVAIASLSRRWTARLAQAPAAASREAEEKEPAGAVSTKRPDAGRAGSGGSGATGATGARETGSGDASEAGDRTGPADTDRPGDSTGHGKQTGEDSARAAQLARQRAAMETARQRRLRDADPNRFGLRRSVLAEAGIAVVLLAVTTVLTQTEPGRTEQEAEAVASSSSSAASGQGTGAVTLNMPFDTGGENGKGVVTIDLDPARVGDNDLHLYVERPDGEAFDIPEVKVAFTLSAQDIGPLPVVPDHITTGHWSASGVQIPMAGDWKVEVTVRTSDIDQVTVSKNTKIG, encoded by the coding sequence GTGACCCAGACCATCGCCCCCCGCGTGCGGACCCTGGTGCTGCTGTTCCTGGCCGTCACCGGCGCGCTCCTCGCCGGGGCCGCTCCCGCCTCCGCGCACGCCGCGCTGACCGGGAGCGACCCGGGTCAGGGGGCGGTGGTCGACCGGGCCCCCACCCAGGTCTCGCTCACCTTCTCCGAACCGATCGCGGTGAGCGACGACGCCGTTCGCGTGCTCGATCCCAAGGGCACGCGGGTCGACAAGGGCGACCCGGCCAATCCCAGCGGCACCACGTACTCCGTGCGGCTGCTCAGCGGGCTGCCCGACGGCACGTACACCGTGGCCTACCAGGTGGTGTCGGCGGACAGCCACCCCGTCGCCGGTGCCTTCACCTTCTCCATCGGCGCCCCTTCCGAGACCTCCGTCTCGGTCTCCGGGCAGTCCACCGACGACGGCCCGGTGGGCCGGCTGTACGGGCTCGGCCGGTACGTGTCGTACGTCGGGTTCGTCGTCATGGTGGGCGGCGCCGCCTTCGTCCTCGCCTGCTGGCAGCGCGGCTCCGGGGTGCGGGCGGTGCAGCGGCTGGTCGTCTCCGGGTGGCTCGCGCTCACCGCGGCCACCCTGGCGCTGCTGCTCCTGCGCGGTCCGTACACCCGCTCCGGGCAGATCGGCGACGTCTTCGACCTGACGCTGCTCGGGGAGGTGCTCCAGACCAAGACCGGCGCGGCGCTGGTGTCCCGGCTGCTGCTGCTCGCCGCGGCGGCGCTGTTCATCGCGGTGCTGTTCGGGGCGTACGAGAAGCGGGAGGACGGCGAGGAGAAGCGGGACCTGACCTTCGGGCTCGCGATCGGCGGGACGGTCGTGGCGGCCGGGATCGCCGCGAGCTGGGCCATGTCCGAGCACGCCTCCCAGGGGCTCCAGGCGGGGATCGCCATGCCGGTCGACGTCGTCCACCTGCTGGCCGTCGCCGCCTGGCTCGGCGGGCTCACCGCCCTGCTCGTCGGGCTCTACCGGGCGCCCGCCGACACCCCGGTCGACCGGGTCGCCGTGCAGCGGTTCTCGCGGCTCGCGTTCGGCAGCGTGGTGGTGCTCGTCGTCACCGGGACCTACCAGTCCTGGCGGCAGCTCGGCTCCTGGTCGGCGTTCACCGGGACCCGGTACGGGCAGCTGCTGCTGGTCAAGATCGGGCTCGTGGCGGTGCTGGTCGCGATCGCCTCCCTCTCCCGGCGGTGGACGGCGCGGCTGGCCCAGGCGCCGGCGGCAGCGAGCCGGGAAGCAGAGGAGAAGGAGCCCGCGGGTGCCGTGTCCACGAAGCGGCCCGACGCCGGGCGGGCCGGGTCCGGCGGATCCGGAGCCACCGGAGCCACCGGAGCCCGGGAGACCGGGAGCGGGGACGCCTCCGAGGCCGGGGACCGGACCGGGCCCGCGGACACGGACCGGCCCGGGGACAGCACCGGGCACGGGAAGCAGACCGGGGAGGACTCCGCGCGGGCCGCTCAGCTCGCCCGGCAGCGGGCCGCGATGGAGACCGCCCGGCAGAGGCGGTTGCGGGACGCCGACCCGAACCGCTTCGGCCTGCGCCGCTCCGTACTCGCCGAGGCGGGCATCGCCGTCGTCCTGCTCGCCGTCACCACCGTGCTGACGCAGACCGAGCCGGGCCGCACGGAGCAGGAGGCCGAGGCGGTCGCCTCGTCCTCGTCGTCCGCCGCGTCCGGCCAGGGCACCGGTGCGGTGACCCTGAACATGCCGTTCGACACCGGTGGCGAGAACGGCAAGGGCGTCGTCACGATCGACCTCGACCCCGCGCGGGTGGGCGACAACGACCTGCACCTCTATGTGGAGCGTCCGGACGGCGAGGCCTTCGACATCCCCGAGGTGAAGGTCGCCTTCACCCTCTCCGCCCAGGACATCGGCCCCCTGCCGGTCGTCCCCGACCACATCACCACCGGACACTGGTCGGCGAGCGGCGTACAGATCCCCATGGCGGGCGACTGGAAGGTCGAGGTGACCGTGCGGACGTCCGACATCGACCAGGTGACCGTCTCCAAGAACACCAAGATCGGCTGA
- the efeB gene encoding iron uptake transporter deferrochelatase/peroxidase subunit: protein MADQSIPQTRTPEAPGGTATAQTTGATGKGMSRRRLLGTAGATGLVLGATGGAAVGHAAAPTGTTPLTSVGAGRAMFHGKHQPGITEGLQARGHLVAFDLAPGAGRKEAAALLRRWSDTARRLMAGEPSGQDDTGVALDAGPSSLTLTFGFGHSFFARTGLEKQRPAALDPLPDFSSDHLDKARSNGDLWVQIGADDALVAFHALRAVQKDAGSAARVRWQMNGFNRSPGATAHPMTARNLMGQVDGTRNPKPADSDFGRRIFVPEKGEPAWMANGSYVVVRRIRMLLDDWEKLPLEEQENVIGRRKSDGAPLSGGTETSEMDLEKTDAEGNLVVPFNAHARITRPDQNGGAAMLRRPFSYHDGIDADGVPDAGLLFICWQADPLRGFVPVQRKLDRGDALTPFIRHEASGLFAVPGGAAEGEYVGQRLLEG, encoded by the coding sequence ATGGCTGACCAGTCCATTCCGCAGACCCGCACCCCGGAGGCTCCCGGGGGGACGGCCACCGCTCAGACCACCGGGGCCACCGGGAAGGGCATGTCCCGACGCCGGCTGCTCGGCACCGCGGGTGCCACCGGACTCGTGCTCGGCGCGACGGGCGGGGCGGCCGTGGGGCACGCGGCGGCACCCACCGGGACCACCCCGCTGACCTCGGTGGGTGCCGGGCGGGCGATGTTTCACGGGAAACATCAGCCCGGCATCACCGAAGGGCTCCAGGCCCGCGGCCATCTGGTCGCCTTCGACCTGGCGCCCGGCGCCGGTCGCAAGGAGGCGGCCGCCCTGCTGCGCCGCTGGTCGGACACGGCCCGTCGGCTGATGGCGGGCGAGCCGAGCGGGCAGGACGACACCGGTGTGGCACTCGACGCCGGCCCCTCCTCGCTGACCCTCACCTTCGGCTTCGGCCACAGCTTCTTCGCGCGCACCGGCCTGGAGAAACAGCGCCCGGCCGCCCTGGACCCGCTGCCCGACTTCTCCTCCGACCACCTCGACAAGGCCCGCAGCAACGGCGACCTGTGGGTGCAGATCGGCGCCGACGACGCGCTCGTGGCCTTCCACGCCCTGCGCGCCGTGCAGAAGGACGCGGGGTCGGCCGCCAGGGTGCGCTGGCAGATGAACGGCTTCAACCGCTCGCCGGGCGCCACCGCCCATCCCATGACCGCCCGCAACCTGATGGGCCAGGTCGACGGCACCCGCAACCCCAAGCCCGCCGACTCCGACTTCGGCCGGCGGATCTTCGTCCCGGAGAAGGGCGAGCCCGCCTGGATGGCGAACGGCTCCTACGTCGTCGTCCGCCGCATCCGCATGCTGCTGGACGACTGGGAGAAGCTCCCGCTCGAGGAGCAGGAGAACGTCATCGGGCGCCGCAAGTCCGACGGGGCGCCGTTGTCCGGGGGCACCGAGACGTCCGAGATGGACCTGGAGAAGACGGACGCCGAGGGAAATCTGGTCGTCCCCTTCAATGCCCACGCCAGGATCACCCGCCCCGACCAGAACGGCGGCGCGGCGATGCTCCGGCGCCCGTTCTCGTACCACGACGGCATCGACGCGGACGGGGTGCCGGACGCGGGTCTGCTGTTCATCTGCTGGCAGGCCGATCCGCTGCGCGGCTTCGTGCCGGTGCAGCGCAAGCTGGACCGGGGCGACGCCCTGACCCCGTTCATCCGCCACGAGGCGAGCGGGCTGTTCGCGGTGCCGGGCGGCGCGGCGGAGGGCGAGTATGTGGGGCAGCGGCTGCTGGAGGGGTGA
- the pheA gene encoding prephenate dehydratase, with amino-acid sequence MPASYAYLGPEGTFTEIALRTLPEAATRELIPYVSVQSALDAVRVGEAEAAFVPIENSVEGGITTTLDELVAGTPLMIYREVLLSITFALLVRPGTELSDIKTVTAHPAAQPQVRNWLKAHLPDAHWESAASNADGARLVQEGRYDAAFAGEFAAARYGLEALETGIHDAENAQTRFVLVGRPARPAAPTGADKTSVVIWQRDDHPGGLRDLLGEFATRGINLMLLQSRPTGAGIGNYCFCIDAEGHISDRRMAEALMGLKRICLQVRYLGSYPRANVQPGEVRPPLPGTSDEEFAGAADWVARCQDGRF; translated from the coding sequence ATGCCAGCGAGCTATGCGTATCTCGGTCCCGAGGGCACCTTCACCGAAATCGCCCTGCGCACGCTTCCCGAGGCCGCCACCCGGGAGCTGATCCCGTACGTGTCCGTGCAGTCCGCGCTCGACGCGGTCCGTGTCGGTGAGGCCGAGGCCGCCTTCGTCCCCATCGAGAACTCCGTCGAGGGCGGCATCACCACCACCCTCGACGAACTGGTCGCGGGCACCCCGCTGATGATCTACCGCGAGGTGCTGCTGTCGATCACCTTCGCGCTGCTCGTCCGCCCGGGCACCGAACTGTCGGACATCAAGACGGTCACCGCCCACCCGGCCGCCCAGCCCCAGGTCCGCAACTGGCTCAAGGCCCACCTCCCCGACGCCCACTGGGAATCGGCCGCCTCGAACGCGGACGGTGCGCGCCTGGTCCAGGAGGGCCGCTACGACGCCGCCTTCGCCGGCGAGTTCGCCGCGGCCCGGTACGGCCTGGAGGCCCTGGAGACCGGGATCCACGACGCGGAGAACGCCCAGACCCGGTTCGTGCTGGTCGGCCGGCCCGCCCGGCCCGCGGCACCCACCGGTGCCGACAAGACCTCCGTCGTGATCTGGCAGCGCGACGACCACCCCGGCGGCCTGCGCGACCTGCTGGGCGAGTTCGCCACGCGGGGCATCAACCTGATGCTGCTCCAGTCCCGGCCGACGGGGGCCGGCATCGGCAACTACTGCTTCTGCATCGACGCCGAGGGGCACATCTCCGACCGCCGGATGGCCGAGGCGCTGATGGGCCTGAAGCGGATCTGCCTTCAGGTGCGCTACCTGGGCTCGTATCCGCGTGCCAATGTGCAGCCGGGAGAGGTGCGGCCCCCGCTCCCCGGCACGTCGGACGAGGAGTTCGCGGGCGCGGCGGACTGGGTGGCGCGCTGCCAGGACGGCCGGTTCTGA
- the serS gene encoding serine--tRNA ligase — translation MIDLRLLREDPDRVRASQRARGEDVALVDALLSADERRRSSGVRFDELRAEQKSLGKLIPKAAADEKAELLKKAEQLKADVKAADADRDAAAAETQELLLKLGNLVHPDVPVGGEEDFVTLETHGTVRDFGAEGFEPKDHLELGQLLGAIDVERGAKVSGSRFYFLTGVGALLELALVNAAMAQATAAGFTPMLTPALVRPQSMAGTGFLGQAAQDVYHLDKDDLYLVGTSEVALAAYHMDEIIDADRLPLRYAGFSPCFRREAGSHGKDTRGIFRVHQFDKVEMFSYVAPEDSQAEHQRLLEWEKQWLTSLELPFRVIDVASGDLGSSAARKYDCEAWIPTQGKYRELTSTSDCTEFQSRRLQIRVRDGKTVRPLATLNGTLCAVPRTIVAILENHQQADGSVRVPEVLRPYLGGREILEPVAK, via the coding sequence GTGATTGACCTTCGCCTGCTTCGTGAGGACCCCGACCGTGTGCGTGCTTCGCAGCGCGCCCGTGGAGAGGACGTCGCGCTCGTCGACGCCCTCCTGTCTGCCGACGAGCGGCGCAGGTCGTCCGGCGTCCGCTTCGACGAGCTGCGCGCCGAGCAGAAGTCGCTCGGCAAGCTCATCCCCAAGGCGGCCGCCGACGAGAAGGCCGAGCTGCTGAAGAAGGCCGAGCAGCTCAAGGCCGACGTGAAGGCCGCCGACGCCGACCGGGACGCCGCCGCGGCCGAGACCCAGGAGCTCCTGCTCAAGCTGGGCAACCTGGTCCACCCCGACGTCCCCGTGGGCGGCGAGGAGGACTTCGTCACGCTGGAGACGCACGGCACCGTCCGCGACTTCGGCGCCGAGGGCTTCGAGCCCAAGGACCACCTGGAGCTCGGCCAGCTCCTCGGCGCCATCGACGTGGAGCGCGGCGCCAAGGTCTCCGGCTCGCGCTTCTACTTCCTGACCGGCGTGGGCGCGCTGCTCGAGCTCGCCCTGGTGAACGCCGCGATGGCGCAGGCCACCGCGGCCGGCTTCACGCCGATGCTGACCCCCGCGCTGGTGCGCCCCCAGTCGATGGCGGGCACCGGCTTCCTCGGCCAGGCCGCCCAGGACGTCTACCACCTGGACAAGGACGACCTGTACCTGGTCGGCACGTCCGAGGTGGCGCTCGCCGCGTACCACATGGACGAGATCATCGACGCCGACCGGCTGCCGCTGCGGTACGCGGGCTTCTCGCCCTGCTTCCGCCGCGAGGCCGGCTCGCACGGCAAGGACACCCGGGGCATCTTCCGCGTGCACCAGTTCGACAAGGTCGAGATGTTCTCGTACGTCGCCCCGGAGGACTCCCAGGCGGAGCACCAGCGGCTGCTGGAGTGGGAGAAGCAGTGGCTGACCTCGCTGGAGCTGCCGTTCCGCGTGATCGACGTCGCCTCGGGCGACCTGGGCTCCTCCGCCGCGCGCAAGTACGACTGCGAGGCGTGGATCCCGACCCAGGGCAAGTACCGCGAGCTGACCTCGACCTCGGACTGCACCGAGTTCCAGTCCCGCCGCCTGCAGATCCGCGTCCGTGACGGCAAGACGGTGCGCCCGCTGGCCACGCTCAACGGCACCCTGTGCGCCGTACCGCGCACGATCGTGGCCATCCTGGAGAACCACCAGCAGGCCGACGGCTCGGTGCGCGTGCCCGAGGTGCTGCGCCCCTACCTGGGCGGCCGGGAGATCCTGGAGCCGGTCGCCAAGTGA
- a CDS encoding HAD family hydrolase: MSTAPSSFPYRLVATDLDGTLLRDDHSVSRRTRDALAAATAAGAAHIVVTGRAVPWTRPILDDLGYRGLAVCGQGAQVYDAGAHRLLTSVTLDRQLAGVALAKIEAEVGPLHLAASRDGLDGEVLVGPGYEVVGGLPATPFTDASDLWTAPLNKLYIQHPDLTSDELAEAATRTAGGFVTVTMAGEGIVELLPLGLSKATGLSLAARRLGVKAAETIAFGDMPNDVPMFAWAAHGVAMANAHQELRAVADEVTSSNEEDGIAVVLERLLG; encoded by the coding sequence GTGAGCACCGCCCCGTCGTCCTTCCCGTACCGGCTCGTCGCCACCGACCTCGACGGCACCCTGCTGCGCGACGACCACTCGGTCTCCCGGCGCACCCGGGACGCGCTCGCCGCGGCCACCGCGGCGGGCGCCGCGCACATCGTCGTCACCGGCCGCGCGGTGCCCTGGACCCGGCCCATACTCGACGACCTCGGCTACCGGGGCCTCGCCGTCTGCGGCCAGGGCGCCCAGGTGTACGACGCCGGGGCGCACCGCCTGCTCACCTCGGTGACGCTGGACCGGCAGCTGGCCGGGGTGGCGCTGGCCAAGATCGAGGCGGAGGTCGGCCCGCTGCACCTGGCCGCGAGCCGCGACGGGCTGGACGGCGAGGTGCTGGTCGGTCCCGGTTACGAGGTCGTGGGCGGACTGCCCGCGACGCCGTTCACGGACGCGTCGGACCTGTGGACGGCGCCCCTGAACAAGCTGTACATCCAGCACCCGGACCTGACCTCCGACGAGCTCGCCGAGGCGGCCACCCGCACCGCGGGCGGTTTCGTCACGGTCACCATGGCGGGCGAGGGCATCGTCGAACTGCTCCCGCTCGGACTGTCCAAGGCGACGGGGCTGTCGCTGGCGGCACGCCGGCTGGGCGTGAAGGCGGCGGAGACGATCGCCTTCGGCGACATGCCCAACGACGTCCCGATGTTCGCCTGGGCCGCGCACGGCGTGGCCATGGCCAACGCCCACCAGGAACTGCGGGCGGTGGCCGACGAGGTGACGTCCTCCAACGAGGAGGACGGGATCGCGGTGGTGCTGGAGCGGTTGCTGGGCTGA